The segment TAATTATGTCTAGTATGGCGCCGACTGGTGTAGCCAAAACCAGTGTTCCGCAGGCCATGGCTTCGAGTATGACTGAAGGATAGTCCCTCTGTGTATGATAGTAATATTAAATCAATAATTGGTTAAAAACCTTAATGTACATTTTAACCGTTTTCTTTATATCGTGCTCTCTTTCAACGTACTTTCTCGCGTTTTCTCCCATGGTTTTTCTAAGCTTCTCATCATTTAGTAAAGTGGTAACATCCGAAATTAACTGTTTGAACGTGCCCGAACGGAACCCTAACTTCTCATTTTGAATAATGCCGTCTGGATCAACTATAAGGCTAACAACGGGAACGCGATGTGCCCAAGCTTGGATAAACGTGTTTGGAAAGCCTTCTATTCTTGAGGTATTGACAAAGATTGAAGCTTTCCTAAAGTATTCATCAATTTTGTAGAAGGGGATGAAGCCATAAAACTTGAGATTTGGTATTTTTTTGCTGACTGCTTCGATTTCCTCATAAAGCTGAGGATCTCCCTTTCCTCCGATCATCTCAAAATTTACATGTGGAAGAAATTTCGCCAGTTTCACAAATAGGTGGGGTTGTTTAACGGTTGAGATGGACCCAACCCATAGAACGATAGGAGGATCATGCTTCTTATAATTATCTTTCGGTAGAGGTAGGCCATTCTTAATTACAACGCTTTCCACTTTAAACCTTTCCTTTAAGATTGTCTTTTGAAAATTGCTTTGAGCTATAACAGAATTAGCTCTTCTAATTTCAAGCACGTCAGCAATTTTTTGACTGAAACTGTAGGTTCCAGAGAGAGATTTGCTAAGAACTATTGCATCAGAAGCAATACGATGA is part of the Candidatus Methanomethylicota archaeon genome and harbors:
- a CDS encoding glycosyltransferase family 4 protein, whose translation is MKICFLSLNSYPILTNKNLGYAGGAEVEQVSLARELATHGYDIYFVTYHHGVNKIEYVNGIKIIKTYERDKADKMSVLQKYKLILSALKKANADIYFHESGATGVLPLFCGINRKKYVHRIASDAIVLSKSLSGTYSFSQKIADVLEIRRANSVIAQSNFQKTILKERFKVESVVIKNGLPLPKDNYKKHDPPIVLWVGSISTVKQPHLFVKLAKFLPHVNFEMIGGKGDPQLYEEIEAVSKKIPNLKFYGFIPFYKIDEYFRKASIFVNTSRIEGFPNTFIQAWAHRVPVVSLIVDPDGIIQNEKLGFRSGTFKQLISDVTTLLNDEKLRKTMGENARKYVEREHDIKKTVKMYIKVFNQLLI